In Novipirellula artificiosorum, the DNA window AAAGGATCGCTACTTCAGCATCCAGCTCATCGACCTCTACACCCACAACTTCGCCTACATCGGCAGCCGCACCACCGGCAACGACGGTGGCAGCTTCCTCATCGCCGGCCCCGGATGGGACGGTGCCGTTCCCGAAGGCATCACGAAAGTCTTCCGCCCGGAAACCGAACTGATACTGGCGGTCTACCGGACGCAGCTCTTTAACCCCGATGACCTGGAAAAGGTGAAAGCCATCCAGTCCCGCTACAAGGTGGAAAAACTTTCCTCCTTCCTCGGCAAGCCGGCCGCCGGGGCGGCACCGGCGATCGATTTCATCGAGCCGGTCTCTCAGGAGGAGGTCCGCGAGTCGCCCAAGGTTTTCGAGCAACTGAACTTCGTGCTGCAGTTTTGCCCGACCCACCCTTCCGAAGTGGAGTTGATGAAGCGTTTCGCCAGGCTGAATATCGGTGCTGGCATGACCTTCGATTGGGATGCGTTTTCCCCTGAGATCCAGGAAGCGATCGGTCAGGGCATTGCGGATGCTTGGGCTGACTTCGGAGAGCTGAAAAAGAAGGCGGACGCCGGGGAGCTCGGTTCCGGCGATGCCTTTGGCACCCGTGAGCACCTCGACAATAACTATCTCTACCGCATGGCGGCCGCCGTGCTCGGGATCTGGGGCAACAGCGAGGAAGAATCCATCTACCCGGCCTACTATGTCGATGCCAACGGCGAAAAACTCGACGGCTCCCACCGTTACACGCTGCGATTCGCGCCGGATCAGTTGCCTCCCGTCGAGGCGTTCTGGTCGCTGACCATGTATGAACTGCCGACCAGCCTGCTGACGGAGAACCCCCTCGACCGTTACCTGCTCAATTCGCCCATGCTGGAGGGTTTTGTGCGCGACGACGACGGAGGAATCACGCTCTACCTGCAGGACGAATCCCCGGGTAAAGACAAGGAAGCCAACTGGCTTCCGGCACCCGCGGGGCCATTCTCCGCGATCCTGCGTCTCTACTGGCCCAAGAAAGAAGCCTTGGATGGCACCTGGACGATGCCGCCGTTGGCGCGGGTCGAATAATCAGACACC includes these proteins:
- a CDS encoding DUF1254 domain-containing protein — translated: MIRSLHVLGSTLSLVAFAFLTSLDSQILHADEVITPGEARAVAKEAYTYANPVVDSYRVIHGYFLDPENPEFKGPLNEIKNIPRVYTHEDKAVQTPNSDTPYSWLGLDLRAEPFVLTVPKIEKDRYFSIQLIDLYTHNFAYIGSRTTGNDGGSFLIAGPGWDGAVPEGITKVFRPETELILAVYRTQLFNPDDLEKVKAIQSRYKVEKLSSFLGKPAAGAAPAIDFIEPVSQEEVRESPKVFEQLNFVLQFCPTHPSEVELMKRFARLNIGAGMTFDWDAFSPEIQEAIGQGIADAWADFGELKKKADAGELGSGDAFGTREHLDNNYLYRMAAAVLGIWGNSEEESIYPAYYVDANGEKLDGSHRYTLRFAPDQLPPVEAFWSLTMYELPTSLLTENPLDRYLLNSPMLEGFVRDDDGGITLYLQDESPGKDKEANWLPAPAGPFSAILRLYWPKKEALDGTWTMPPLARVE